ATCCCATCAGGGCACGATGGATCATGATCGGGCGATGGGCTTTCCCGTCTTCTCCGATATAGCTCAAGTCAAACCGCTCGGGATTGTTGAAATCCACCTGGACTGTGGAGCATTGCCATGAACGGCCTAATGCGTCTTTTATCTTAATGTCGATCTTGGGGCCATAAAACGCCCCACCTCCCGGATCCAATTGAAAGGCAATCAGACGGCTCTTCAGTGCGGCTTCCAAGGCGTTGGTGGCCAATGTCCAATGCTCATCTCCGCCGACCGATTCCTTCGGTCTTGTGGAGAGAAACACTTCGAATTCAGTAAATCCAAATGTCTGAAGCACAAAAAACGTAAAGTCCAGTACCCGGCTGACCTCAGCTTCCATTTGATCGGGTCTGCAGAAGAGGTGCGCATCATCCTGCGTGAATCCGCGCACTCGCATGAGGCCGTGGAGGACTCCGGTTCGTTCGTACCGGTAGACGGTGCCAAGCTCGCCATATCGAATGGGGAGATCTCGATAGCTTCGTAGGTGAGATTGATAGATCATGATGTGGTACGGGCAATTCATCGGCTTGAGTTGGTACTCGCTGCCCTCCAGCTTCATGGCGGGAAACATGTTTTCCCGATAGTAATCGAGGTGTCCGCTGGTTTTCCAAAGATCGAGACGGGCCGTATGCGGGGAATAGACCAGGTTGTACCCATCGCGAATATGTTGCTCGCGCCAAAAGTTTTCGATCAACAGACGGACGACCGCCCCCTTTGGATGCCAGAGCACGAGACCAGGGCCGATTTCATCCTGAATACTGATCAAATCCAGTTCTTTCCCGACTTTCCGGTGGTCACGGCGCTTAATCTCTTCCAACCTGGCGAGATAGGCATCGACCTCGGCTTTCGTCGGAAAAGAGGTTCCATAGATTCGCTGTAACATCGGGTTCCGCTCGTCCCCGCGCCAGTAGGCGCCGGCGAGATTGAGCAGTTTGAGGGCACCGATGTGGCCTGTCGTTGGGAGATGGGGACCTCGGCAAAGATCCACGAAATCACCCTGCGTATAGGCGGTGATCGGCTCGTGATCGGGAAAGCCTTGAATCAACTCTACCTTATACTGCTCACCACGAGCAGTGAAAAAATCGATGGCCTCTTGCTTGGAGAATTCTCTCCGTGTAATGGGGAGGTTCCGTTGAATGATGTCCGCTGCACGAGCTTCGATCTTTTCCAGATCTTCCGGCGTGAAGGGACGGTCGAAGGCGAAGTCATAGTAGAAACTATCGTCCAACGCGGGACCGATCGTCAGTTGAGCCGAAGGGAACAGCTCTTTCACCGCTTGAGCCATGACGTGGGTACTGCTGTGGCGGTAGACCTCCCGACCTTCTGCGCTATCAAACCGAAGCGGCTCGATCAATCCACCACCAGCAAGAGGTCGCGACAGGTCCACAACGGCCCCGTCAACCTTGGCTGCGAGCACATCCGGTCCCGACACCCCCAACGCAGAAAGGGCAGTTGCTGCGGTGTCGCCCGCTTTCGTATCGGTACTGTGGCCGTCCTTGAGCGCGATCTTCATCGAGTCTAATACACAACCGAGAGCACGAGGAAAAACACAGACGCTGAGCGTCGGTTACGACACGTCGAATCGTTCATTTCAACTATGGTAGGCGCGGACGGTCTTGAACCGTCGACCTCTACCGTGTCAAGGTAGCGCTCTCCCCCTGAGCTACGCGCCTATCAAGAAGAGGAGGCATGCTAATATAGCCCCAAGGACACTGTCAAGAAAACGAAAGAGAAGACAGTCGCCCTTCAGGGAACTGAAGGAGCCACTACCTTCTCTTTCTCCTATCGTCGGCACCCCCGGGAAAATCTACTTTACTGCGATGCGCAGCTCTTTTCCGGCTGAAAACTTTGGTACTTTCGCCGCCGGTATCCGAAGTGACGCGCCTGTTCTCGGGTTTCTTCCCATGCGTGCTTTTCGCTTGGAAATCGTAAAGGTGCCAAAATTGACGAGGGAGACACGTTGCCCCTTCTTCAGTGAGGAGGTGACTGCACCGGTGAATGCTTCAAGGGCAGTTCCCGCCGCGACTTTGGTAATTCCAGCCGAAGCGGCCATCTTCGCGATCAGCTCTTCCTTTGTCATCATGTCCCTCCTTAATGGGTAGTGAAGAAATGGAGAAAATGACTGCGGTGACACTGCATTGGCACACTCACGCACTACGACTTGCCCTCAACTTGGTCTGTTTCAGCGGGATATGCAGATTCACGATCTTTTTTCGCAACGTGTTCCGGTTCAGTCCAAGCAACTCGGCCGCCTGAATCTGGTTGCCTCGCGTTTCTTGTAGTGCCGATGTGATGAGCGGGCGCTCCACGGCGGAGATGAGGATGGGGTGAAGGTTTCTTGCGGCCCCGTTGCGCATCCCTTTGACGAATTCGCCCATTTTCACTTCCAAATAATTTTCGAGAGACCCGTCACGGGTTTTGCTCACCTCAGGGTTGGTTGATGTGAGCATGGTTTGGATCATCGTCAAGGTTTGTCGTAAGACGGCGCGTGAACCCTGAATGAAAAGGGTACGAGTGAAATCAAGGTGATCGGGTTTTGGAGCGACAGGTCCTTGGGTGTCGGATACTTCCTCAATGAGGACATCCATCTGCTGATGGTTCGATGCTGCGCTGTGAAAGGTGGCGGCATCAGGGAACATGCTGATGGAGGAGTTCATAAAAATTTGTTGAACCTGCGCATGGACGGACGTGTCCGTCGTAAGCAATACGATATTGTAAGTCGCTGGTGATGTTGGCATGAAGACACCATGGAGAAGAAGAGCGCGGATTATTGCCCGGGGCATAATCGATGTCAATCTGATTTTCGGCCAGGGCCTTCTGCCGGACAGCGTCGAGAAAGACGTGATGTGTGGAGAACGGTCAAGTTACTGCGGGGTTGGAGATCGGCATAGGCATGGAAGTGGGAGGCGGTTATCACGCAAGGTCGAAAGGTAGAAATACTTACAATGCAGGTCGTTCACGAGGCCGATGTGAAGGGATCAGCCTTGACAGCTCCCTGACCAGGCAGGTAGAGTGTCGAGCTCTAATTCCTACAGGAATTGTAAAGAATGAAGATGTCCAAGCGCGCAACCTATGGGATTTTGGCAGCTGTTGATATTGCAATCAATGCCACTGAGGCGCCCATTCAAGCGAGGGCTGTCTCACGACGTCAGGGGATCCCACTTCGCTTTCTTGAGCAGGTTCTTCATGCCATGAAGAACGCCGGTCTTGTAGAAAGCCATCGAGGGGCACAAGGAGGCTATCTTCTGTCGCGCGAGCCGGCAGCCATCTCACTTGCCGACATATTCGAATCCTTGGAAGGGCCTGTTTTTCATCGAACCCTTGGCGATCCGCGAGCACGAAACCGGCATGTGACAAGGCCTGAACTTCTGCTGGATGACGTGTGGGAGAAGGTGCAAGAGGCAGAGCGAAAAGTTCTGGAAAGCGTCACGATCGAACAGCTGGCTACGAACCAACGGTCTATCGATGCTCAACGCAATCCCATGTACCACATTTGATTGGAGAAGCTGATTCCTAATCGGTGACGAAGGAGTAGAGCTATGAATCGGGTCGATTCTCTTACCATTCCGCACATTGAAACGAAACCCATCCCGCCTGCCATCCTGGAGGAAATCGAAACCTTTGAAACCGAGGCGATGCGGACGTTGGCAGGAGACATTTCGACGGACCTGTTTAAACCCTTCCGGCTTCAATATGGCATCTATGGTCAACGCCAGCCGGGGGTCCAGATGGTGCGGGTCAAGATTCCGTTCGGTGGAATTACGGCGAACCAACTCCGCCGAGTGGCAGAACTAGCAGACCGCTACGCGACGGGCGTTGGTCATGTCACAACCAGGCAAGACATTCAGCTGCACTTTGTCGAGCTCAAAGATGTGCCGACCATCATGCGCGGTCTGGCTGAAGTCGGCCTGACCACTCGCGAGGCCTGTGCGAATACCGTACGAAATGTGACCGCATGTCATCTGGCGGGTGTGTGCCAAGGCGAAGTCTTCGACGTGACGCCGTATGCAAAGACGGTTGCGTACCATTTACTGCGTAACCCATTAAACCAAAGTTTGCCGCGAAAGTTTAAAATCGCCTTTTCCGGCTGTGCCCACGATTGTGCCCTCACGCCGATCCATGACATCGGTTTACTGGCGGTGAAGCGAGCGGACGGTATCATCGGCTTTCGTATGGTGGCCGGTGGAGGCCTGGGTTCCACGCCTCGGATTGCCCAGCTGCTCAGAGACTTCACCCCGATGGAGGAACTGATTCCAAGCATCGAGGCGGTCATCAAGGTCTTCGATACCCTCGGCAACCGGAAGAACCGGAACAAAGCCCGCATGAAGTTTGTGATCGATAAACTAGGTTTTGATGAATTCAAGCGACGATGGGAGGCCGCCTACGCTTCAATGGGGCACGCACTTCCGAAAAACGGCGCTATCGCTTTACTGCCCTATGAGGATGCGCCTCCAGCCCTCATCATGCCGACTCGCAACGGTGTCGCCAATGGAAATGGGAACGGGAATGGAACGCATCCGGTCGGCCAAGAAACCCCATTTGAGATGTGGAAGCGGACCAATGTGGTCCGGCAAAAGCAGGATGGGTATGTAACGGCGGCGATCAAGCTCTTCATGGGTGATATTACTTCGCAGCAACTCTTATTTGTCGCGGATCTGGCTGAACGGTACTCCAACGGGAATCTTCGCACCACGATTAATCAGAACCTGGTGATCCGCTGGATTTCCGCCGATCAGATCCCACACCTCTATGAGGACCTGGCGTCTCGCGGATTGGCTGATCCAGGCGCTGAACTCGTAGAAGACATCATTGCCTGTCCGGGAACCGATACGTGTGGGCTGGGCATCACGTCATCCAAAGGGTTGGCGAGAGCATTAGCCGAGGTGTTTCCTGCCGGGCGGGTACCGGAAGATTTGGCGGGGGTGGATATCAAAATCAGTGGTTGCCACAATTCCTGCGCTCAGCACCATATCTCCACGATCGGGTTGCATGGAGTTGGTAAGCGAATCGGTGAACATGTCGCGCCGCACTATGAATTGCACCTCGGCGGGTCGGTCAATGGCGCGGCCAGGATTGGTCAGATGATCGTGAAGCTGCCGGCAAAAGCGGTTCCAGCGGCGCTCTCCCATTTGATCGACGTGTATCGGCGTGATCGTCAGGCGAATGAAGGCCTACCGAAATTCATTGCCCGTGCGGGAAAGATCAAGCTGAAGGACGAATTGATTCCCTACACGATCGTCCCGTCTTACGAAGCGGATGCCACCTTCTATTACGACTGGGAAGGGGAAGATGAGTTTATTCTTGAGGACCTCGGCCCTGGTGAATGTGCCGGCGGCGCACTGGAGATGATTGAAAACGGCATTCTGGAGGCGGATCAAGAGCTGTATCAAGCCAAGTTACTGGTCGAAAAGCATCAGTATTCTGTGTCGGTCAATAAATCGTATCGCGCCGTGTTGGCTGCCGCCAAGGCGATGTTGGTGACCGAGGGGCTTGAACCGTCGACTGACTCAGAAACCTTCATTGAATTTGACAGTCGGATTGCGCAGAAAGGGGTCATCCCTGCGCAGTATCGCGAACTCAATAAAAAGGTCGGCGATCTCGGGCCAAAAGACACGTCTGGTGAATCGGCACGTGAGAAGATGGCATTTGCCAAAGGCTTCGTCGAGGCCTGCCGTGCCGCAACGGAACAGATGGGGAAAGATTTGAAGCTTGCCCCGGTTCAGGAGACGGCGGTTCCTGTACAGGAAGTCGCCGCAGCGGTAACTCCAATCGCCACCGAGGTGAAGCCGGCGACTCCGGCTCCGACCGGTGCGCCGGTCTACGACCTCCGTGGCGTCGCCTGTCCAATGAACTATGTGAAGACCAAGCTGAAGCTCGAAATGATGGATGCGGGAGAGAAACTGGAAGTCTGGTTAGATGCGGGAGAGCCAATCAAGAACGTGCCGATGAGCCTCAAGAACGACGGACATAAGGTATTGATCCAAGAGGCCTTGGAGGCGGAAGCATCGCACTATCGGATTCTGGTTGAGAAGGTCGAAGGGTAACGGAGACAGGTCAACTGTGACAGTGAGCGGTCAATCCGAACAGCTTGCAGAACTTCAGGCCTGGGGTGCCTCGTTTGAGACGAAGCAACCCCAAGATGTCCTGACGGCTGCCATCGAGCGATACGGGAACATTGTCCTCGCGTGCAGCTTCGGGGCCGAGGACGTGGTTCTTGTCGACATGGTACATCGCATCAATCCCTCGGTTCCGTTGTTTTATCTCGATACCGATTTTTTATTTCCTGAAACCTATGCCACGCGAGATCAGATTGTCGAAAGGTATCGACTAAAGCCGGCACAGGTGATTCAAGGGAAATCGTTGCTGACGCCTGAGCAGCAGGCCAGGCAGTATGGGGAAGCGCTTTGGGCAACCAAGCCTGGAGCTGATCAGTGCTGTCAATTAAGAAAGGTTGAGCCGTTGACTCGTGTGCTGCAGGGGTACGATGCATGGATCACCGGAATTAGGCGCGATCAAGCCCCGTCTAGAGCCAATGCTGGATTGATCGAATGGGACGACAAGTTCAAGTTGGTCAAGGTCAACCCACTGGCGCGATGGAGCTGGACCGATGTTTGGACCTACATCAAGATCTACGAAGTTCCCTACAACCCACTGCATGATCAGAATTACCCCAGCATTGGCTGCACCCATTGCACGAAACCAGTGATGCCGGGGCAAGATCCTCGATCCGGCCGTTGGCAGGGTAATGCCAAAACCGAGTGCGGGCTTCATAAGTCGTAACATGCCATTTCACGAAATTCTCGCAAAAATTGCCAAGGGCCCCAAAGCGTCCAAAGACCTGACGTGGGACGAGTGTAAGCAATCGATGAAAGCCTTAGTCGAGGGCGAAGCAACCCCGGCTCAAGTCGGGGCATTCCTCATCGCTATGCGATTCAAAATGGAGTCCGTCACGGAATTGGCGGGATTGACCGCCGCCGCTCGGCAATATGTGCCACCGCTCGCGGTCTCACGGGAGTTGGCTGCCGTGGATGTGCCGACCTACGCCGGGAAACAGGACACTTTTCACGCGATTGTCGCGGCCTCAATCGTGGCGACAGCAGCCGGGGCCACAGTTTTGATGCACGGCTATGATGGAATCCCTGGACGGCCTGGTGCGGCCGGGGTGTTAAAAGCGCTAGGAATTCGGGTGGATGCCGAACCCAAGCAGGTCGCCGAAGAGGTGAACCGAAACCGCTTCGCGTATTTAGACATCGGACTGTACCACCCACCGATCTATCGTTTTCTGGAAATGCGCCAGACGCTTGGCGTCAGAAATGTGTTCCATCCGATTGCAAGACTACTCAATCCGGCTCGGGCGAAGGTGCAAGTGGTGGGGTTGTCGCATCCCCCTCATTTTGAAAAGACAGCCGAAGCCTTACGTATCCTTGGCTGTCCCCATGCCCTGGTTGTGCGGGGAGTCGAGGGCGACCCTGAGTTATCGGCCTCGATGGCAACGAGAGTATTGGAATTGCGCGAGGAGCGAATCACCCCGATCGGTGTGGCGCCAAAGGATTTCGGCCTGGCCTTTGCTCCCTCCCGCGAGATGGCAGGATTTCAACCGGACCAGAGGGAGAAGGAAGCAGATCTCCTTCGT
The Candidatus Nitrospira nitrosa DNA segment above includes these coding regions:
- the thrS gene encoding threonine--tRNA ligase codes for the protein MKIALKDGHSTDTKAGDTAATALSALGVSGPDVLAAKVDGAVVDLSRPLAGGGLIEPLRFDSAEGREVYRHSSTHVMAQAVKELFPSAQLTIGPALDDSFYYDFAFDRPFTPEDLEKIEARAADIIQRNLPITRREFSKQEAIDFFTARGEQYKVELIQGFPDHEPITAYTQGDFVDLCRGPHLPTTGHIGALKLLNLAGAYWRGDERNPMLQRIYGTSFPTKAEVDAYLARLEEIKRRDHRKVGKELDLISIQDEIGPGLVLWHPKGAVVRLLIENFWREQHIRDGYNLVYSPHTARLDLWKTSGHLDYYRENMFPAMKLEGSEYQLKPMNCPYHIMIYQSHLRSYRDLPIRYGELGTVYRYERTGVLHGLMRVRGFTQDDAHLFCRPDQMEAEVSRVLDFTFFVLQTFGFTEFEVFLSTRPKESVGGDEHWTLATNALEAALKSRLIAFQLDPGGGAFYGPKIDIKIKDALGRSWQCSTVQVDFNNPERFDLSYIGEDGKAHRPIMIHRALMGSIERFFGILIEHYGGAFPTWLAPVQAVVINITDQQQDYVSAVTAQLKAAGFRAEADLRNEKIGFKIREAEKAKTPFMLVAGNREVQNGTLSVRGRSGATLGNMTVTEIVNLLQSELKQTQHELQHTQ
- a CDS encoding HU family DNA-binding protein; amino-acid sequence: MTKEELIAKMAASAGITKVAAGTALEAFTGAVTSSLKKGQRVSLVNFGTFTISKRKARMGRNPRTGASLRIPAAKVPKFSAGKELRIAVK
- a CDS encoding helix-turn-helix domain-containing protein — its product is MPTSPATYNIVLLTTDTSVHAQVQQIFMNSSISMFPDAATFHSAASNHQQMDVLIEEVSDTQGPVAPKPDHLDFTRTLFIQGSRAVLRQTLTMIQTMLTSTNPEVSKTRDGSLENYLEVKMGEFVKGMRNGAARNLHPILISAVERPLITSALQETRGNQIQAAELLGLNRNTLRKKIVNLHIPLKQTKLRASRSA
- a CDS encoding RrF2 family transcriptional regulator; amino-acid sequence: MKMSKRATYGILAAVDIAINATEAPIQARAVSRRQGIPLRFLEQVLHAMKNAGLVESHRGAQGGYLLSREPAAISLADIFESLEGPVFHRTLGDPRARNRHVTRPELLLDDVWEKVQEAERKVLESVTIEQLATNQRSIDAQRNPMYHI
- a CDS encoding sulfurtransferase TusA family protein; the encoded protein is MNRVDSLTIPHIETKPIPPAILEEIETFETEAMRTLAGDISTDLFKPFRLQYGIYGQRQPGVQMVRVKIPFGGITANQLRRVAELADRYATGVGHVTTRQDIQLHFVELKDVPTIMRGLAEVGLTTREACANTVRNVTACHLAGVCQGEVFDVTPYAKTVAYHLLRNPLNQSLPRKFKIAFSGCAHDCALTPIHDIGLLAVKRADGIIGFRMVAGGGLGSTPRIAQLLRDFTPMEELIPSIEAVIKVFDTLGNRKNRNKARMKFVIDKLGFDEFKRRWEAAYASMGHALPKNGAIALLPYEDAPPALIMPTRNGVANGNGNGNGTHPVGQETPFEMWKRTNVVRQKQDGYVTAAIKLFMGDITSQQLLFVADLAERYSNGNLRTTINQNLVIRWISADQIPHLYEDLASRGLADPGAELVEDIIACPGTDTCGLGITSSKGLARALAEVFPAGRVPEDLAGVDIKISGCHNSCAQHHISTIGLHGVGKRIGEHVAPHYELHLGGSVNGAARIGQMIVKLPAKAVPAALSHLIDVYRRDRQANEGLPKFIARAGKIKLKDELIPYTIVPSYEADATFYYDWEGEDEFILEDLGPGECAGGALEMIENGILEADQELYQAKLLVEKHQYSVSVNKSYRAVLAAAKAMLVTEGLEPSTDSETFIEFDSRIAQKGVIPAQYRELNKKVGDLGPKDTSGESAREKMAFAKGFVEACRAATEQMGKDLKLAPVQETAVPVQEVAAAVTPIATEVKPATPAPTGAPVYDLRGVACPMNYVKTKLKLEMMDAGEKLEVWLDAGEPIKNVPMSLKNDGHKVLIQEALEAEASHYRILVEKVEG
- a CDS encoding phosphoadenylyl-sulfate reductase; this encodes MTVSGQSEQLAELQAWGASFETKQPQDVLTAAIERYGNIVLACSFGAEDVVLVDMVHRINPSVPLFYLDTDFLFPETYATRDQIVERYRLKPAQVIQGKSLLTPEQQARQYGEALWATKPGADQCCQLRKVEPLTRVLQGYDAWITGIRRDQAPSRANAGLIEWDDKFKLVKVNPLARWSWTDVWTYIKIYEVPYNPLHDQNYPSIGCTHCTKPVMPGQDPRSGRWQGNAKTECGLHKS
- the trpD gene encoding anthranilate phosphoribosyltransferase, which gives rise to MPFHEILAKIAKGPKASKDLTWDECKQSMKALVEGEATPAQVGAFLIAMRFKMESVTELAGLTAAARQYVPPLAVSRELAAVDVPTYAGKQDTFHAIVAASIVATAAGATVLMHGYDGIPGRPGAAGVLKALGIRVDAEPKQVAEEVNRNRFAYLDIGLYHPPIYRFLEMRQTLGVRNVFHPIARLLNPARAKVQVVGLSHPPHFEKTAEALRILGCPHALVVRGVEGDPELSASMATRVLELREERITPIGVAPKDFGLAFAPSREMAGFQPDQREKEADLLRGILQNRVQGGQKDWVLMNAAMLLYASGKGTSFAACFPVVRAAIEGGAAARKLEDLVKQSVPA